A single genomic interval of Natronoarchaeum philippinense harbors:
- a CDS encoding aryl-sulfate sulfotransferase, whose translation MVSRARSGVAQARDRISRNHLRIAFVGVLLLCAGVLAYGAATATTTANAEAVPEAPPTENHTVITESGRYGTIIAYNPNGSLQYYNNSHTKYFDVDPVEGTSMTVEYAATDTIHTEGPNCRAPPCARNLLERTNLSTGETEILYERMDYQETAAEWHDIDRINETHVAVADMIADQVFIVNTETEIITWMWDAQSEFPLDEGGAYPGDWAHLNDVEVLPDGRIMASLRNQDQVVFINRTTGMQDDWTLGEEDNYDIQYEQHNPDYIPESQGGPAVVVADSENGRVQEFQREDGEWVRTWEWADEQMQWPRDADRLPNGNTLIADSNGKRVLEVNQSGDIVWEVPMSLPYDAERLETGDESAGGQSARQLGLESQTVAESDESDGGAFGFDPFDRVESTVVGLVPHRIHNAIVFVSPVWMGDTEFGAAFVAILIALSWIGLETRWRLGDAGITFRSPVTRRGG comes from the coding sequence TTGGTCAGCCGAGCGCGCAGCGGCGTCGCGCAGGCACGCGATCGGATCTCGCGGAACCACCTTCGCATCGCGTTCGTCGGCGTGCTGTTGCTGTGTGCGGGTGTGCTCGCCTACGGCGCCGCGACGGCGACGACGACCGCCAACGCCGAGGCGGTGCCCGAGGCGCCGCCGACCGAGAATCATACGGTCATCACCGAGTCCGGACGCTACGGGACGATCATCGCGTACAACCCCAACGGGAGTCTGCAGTACTACAACAACAGCCACACGAAGTACTTCGACGTGGACCCCGTCGAGGGGACCTCGATGACCGTCGAGTACGCGGCGACCGACACGATCCACACCGAAGGTCCGAACTGCCGGGCGCCGCCGTGTGCGCGTAACCTTCTGGAACGGACGAATCTCTCGACCGGCGAAACCGAGATCCTCTACGAGCGGATGGATTATCAGGAGACCGCCGCCGAGTGGCACGACATCGACCGGATCAACGAGACCCACGTCGCGGTGGCCGACATGATCGCCGATCAGGTGTTCATCGTCAACACCGAGACCGAGATCATCACGTGGATGTGGGACGCCCAGAGCGAGTTCCCGCTCGACGAGGGCGGTGCTTACCCCGGCGACTGGGCCCACCTCAACGACGTTGAGGTGCTCCCCGACGGCCGGATCATGGCGAGTCTGCGCAATCAGGATCAGGTCGTGTTCATCAACCGGACGACCGGGATGCAAGACGACTGGACGCTCGGCGAGGAGGACAACTACGACATCCAGTACGAGCAGCACAACCCCGACTACATCCCCGAATCGCAGGGCGGCCCCGCGGTCGTCGTGGCCGACTCCGAGAACGGCCGCGTGCAGGAGTTCCAGCGCGAGGACGGCGAGTGGGTTCGTACGTGGGAGTGGGCCGACGAGCAGATGCAGTGGCCCCGCGACGCCGACCGACTGCCCAACGGCAACACGCTGATCGCCGACTCCAACGGCAAGCGCGTGCTGGAAGTGAACCAGTCGGGCGACATCGTCTGGGAGGTCCCGATGTCGCTTCCCTACGACGCCGAGCGCCTCGAAACCGGTGACGAGAGCGCCGGCGGCCAGAGCGCCCGCCAGCTCGGCCTCGAATCCCAAACCGTCGCCGAGAGCGACGAGAGCGACGGCGGCGCCTTCGGCTTCGATCCGTTCGACCGCGTCGAGTCGACGGTCGTCGGACTGGTGCCTCATCGCATCCACAACGCGATCGTGTTCGTCTCGCCGGTGTGGATGGGCGACACCGAGTTCGGTGCGGCCTTCGTCGCCATCCTGATCGCGCTGAGTTGGATCGGCCTCGAAACGCGGTGGCGCCTCGGCGACGCCGGCATCACGTTCCGGTCGCCGGTCACGCGCCGCGGCGGCTGA
- a CDS encoding DedA family protein, giving the protein MLLQAEYLPEWVETWLSSELGLLVLFGICILEGAMMLRFMPSELVVPGALLVMGASPSTVVLVVIIAVIGTTIGQYLLFRLLRRGGREYLLEKRWFRVSESRLDTLDRWFDRWGPIAVPVSNSMLMIRGLLTIPAGLSEMDHRKFVVLSAIGSLSFQTILAGLYLVFGHVLLF; this is encoded by the coding sequence ATGCTGCTACAGGCCGAGTATCTGCCAGAGTGGGTCGAGACGTGGCTCAGCTCCGAGCTCGGCCTGCTCGTGCTCTTTGGCATCTGTATCCTCGAAGGCGCGATGATGTTGCGGTTCATGCCGAGCGAACTCGTCGTGCCGGGCGCGCTGCTGGTGATGGGCGCTTCGCCCAGCACCGTCGTCCTCGTCGTCATCATCGCCGTCATCGGGACGACGATCGGCCAGTACCTGCTCTTTCGCCTGCTCCGCCGGGGCGGCCGCGAGTACCTGCTCGAAAAGCGCTGGTTCCGCGTCTCCGAGTCCCGCCTCGACACGCTCGACCGGTGGTTCGATCGCTGGGGGCCCATCGCCGTTCCGGTGAGCAACTCGATGCTGATGATCCGCGGGCTGTTGACGATTCCCGCCGGGCTCTCGGAGATGGACCACAGGAAGTTCGTCGTCCTCTCGGCGATCGGTTCGCTATCCTTCCAGACGATTCTCGCCGGTCTCTACTTGGTGTTCGGTCACGTGCTGCTGTTCTGA
- a CDS encoding sulfatase, whose protein sequence is MSSSSPSNVLFVVLDTVRKDHLTPYGYDRQTTPNLGEFAEEATVFDDAVAPAPWTLPVHASMFTGLYPSQHGADQESPYLDDVATLASVLSAGGYDTACYSSNAWITPYTKLTRGFEHHDTSFEIMPGNFLSGTLANLWQTINDNERLRDLANRIVHLGAKAHAKLAGDDDAASKTPAVIDQTKSFIEQSDEDPGWFGFINLMDAHLPYHPPDEYREQFAPGVDSSEVCQNSKEFNSGAREINDEEWEDIRGLYDAEIAHIDAELGRLFDWLRETGRWEDTTVVVCADHGENLGEHDLYGHEFALYDELINVPLMVKHPELDADRRGEQVELVDLYHTVLDAVGLDPADAGGYEFDAVSRDRTRSLLSASYREFAEADDPDPGQRAVTAQDGDADYGFVEYSQPVIELHHLEEKASEAGIELPDDHRAYSRLRAARRLDAKYVRADRIDDEAYRLDDDPNELSPVDPADDEAAAATERALAQFEEGVGGAWTDADGVETGSADALDDADEEMRERLRDLGYME, encoded by the coding sequence ATGAGTAGTTCGAGTCCGTCTAACGTTCTCTTCGTCGTGCTCGACACGGTCCGAAAGGACCATCTGACGCCGTACGGCTACGACAGGCAGACGACGCCGAATCTCGGCGAATTCGCCGAGGAGGCGACCGTCTTCGACGACGCGGTGGCGCCGGCGCCGTGGACCTTGCCCGTCCACGCGTCGATGTTCACCGGTCTGTATCCGAGCCAGCACGGCGCCGACCAGGAAAGTCCCTACCTCGACGACGTGGCGACGCTGGCGTCGGTGCTGTCGGCGGGGGGCTACGACACGGCGTGTTACTCTTCGAACGCATGGATCACGCCCTACACCAAGCTCACCCGGGGCTTCGAGCACCACGACACCTCCTTCGAGATCATGCCCGGGAACTTCCTCTCGGGAACTCTTGCAAACCTCTGGCAGACGATCAACGACAACGAGCGCCTGCGCGATCTGGCCAATCGGATCGTCCACCTCGGGGCGAAGGCCCACGCGAAGTTGGCGGGCGACGACGACGCCGCCTCGAAGACGCCGGCCGTGATCGATCAGACAAAGTCCTTCATCGAACAGAGCGACGAGGATCCCGGCTGGTTCGGTTTCATCAACCTGATGGACGCCCACCTGCCGTATCACCCGCCCGACGAGTACCGCGAGCAGTTCGCGCCGGGCGTCGACTCCTCGGAGGTCTGCCAGAACTCCAAGGAGTTCAACTCCGGCGCCCGCGAGATCAACGACGAGGAGTGGGAGGATATCCGAGGCCTGTACGACGCCGAGATCGCCCACATCGACGCCGAACTCGGGCGCCTGTTCGACTGGCTCCGCGAGACGGGCCGCTGGGAGGACACGACGGTCGTCGTCTGTGCCGACCACGGCGAGAACCTCGGCGAGCACGACCTCTACGGCCACGAGTTCGCGCTGTACGACGAGCTGATCAACGTTCCGCTGATGGTCAAACATCCCGAACTGGACGCCGACCGCCGCGGCGAGCAGGTCGAACTCGTCGACCTGTATCACACAGTGCTCGACGCCGTCGGCCTCGACCCGGCCGACGCCGGCGGGTACGAGTTCGACGCCGTTTCGCGGGATCGGACCCGATCGTTGCTCTCGGCGAGCTACCGGGAGTTCGCCGAGGCCGACGACCCCGACCCGGGACAGCGGGCCGTCACCGCACAGGACGGCGACGCCGACTACGGCTTCGTCGAGTACTCCCAGCCGGTGATCGAGCTCCACCACCTCGAAGAGAAAGCGTCCGAGGCGGGGATCGAACTCCCCGACGACCACCGCGCGTACTCGCGGCTTCGCGCCGCTCGGCGTCTCGACGCCAAGTACGTCCGCGCCGACCGGATCGACGACGAAGCCTATCGCCTTGACGACGATCCGAACGAGCTGTCTCCGGTCGATCCCGCCGACGACGAGGCCGCCGCTGCGACCGAGCGCGCGCTGGCCCAGTTTGAGGAGGGGGTCGGCGGCGCGTGGACCGACGCCGACGGCGTCGAGACCGGCAGCGCGGACGCGCTCGACGACGCCGACGAGGAGATGCGCGAGCGCCTGCGCGATCTGGGCTACATGGAGTAA